The following is a genomic window from Burkholderia cepacia ATCC 25416.
ATCCCCGACAGCGCAATCGCGTCGGACGCCAGAAAATTCTCGCCCTCACCGACGCCGACGACGAGCGGCATCCCGTCGCGTGCGCCGACGATCCGGTGCGGCTCGTCGCGGCACATCACCGCGATCGCATAGCTGCCGCGCAGTCGCGCGACCGCGCGCCGTACCGCATCGAACAGATCGCCGTCATACAGGTGGTCGACCAGGTGCGCGATCGCCTCGCTGTCGGTCTGGCTCGCGAACACGTAGCCTTGCGCCTGCAGTTCGGCGCGCAGTTGATCGCAGTTCTCGATGATCCCGTTATGCGACAGCGCGATGCGCGCGTTCGCGTCGCTCGGCGAAAAGTGAGGATGCGCGTTGAGCGTGACGGGCGCGCCATGCGTGGCCCAGCGCGTGTGCGCGATGCCGGTGTAGCCCGACAGCGCTTGCCCGGCGATCTCGCGCTGCAGGTTCGCGACGCGGTCGACGCTGCGGGCGCGCGCCAGCGCCCGGTCGCGGTAGACCACCACGCCGCATGAATCGTAACCGCGGTATTCGAGCCGCTTCAGGCCGTCGACCAGGTTCGGCAGGATGTCCCGCTGGGCGACCGCCCCGACAATTCCACACATATCGCGCTCCGTAAATGTCCTGTCTGGATCAGTGAGAGCGATGGTAGAGGGCGTCTGGTGGAATTAAATTTCAAAATGCAAGAACAAATGAAATGGATGGTTGATCATCTATCATGTTGAAATTAAATTTCACACCCAGACGGGAAGGAGCCGCCGATGGCCGGCATCACCCTCGACGATCTCGACCTGCGCATTCTCGCGATCCTGCAGGACGACGCGTCGGTGTCGAACCTGCAACTCGCCGAGCGCGCGCTGTCGTCGCCGCCCACCTGCATGCGCCGCGTGCGGCGGCTGACGGAGGCGGGCGTGATCCGCCGGCAGGTCGCGGTGCTCGACCCGGTGGCGATCGGCACGGCCGTCACCGCGCTGATCGAGATCAGTCTCGACCGGCAGACGGCGGAAGACTACGACGCGTTCGAAGCGTACGTATGCGCGGAGCCGGCCGTCACGCAGTGCTACCGCGTGTCGCCGGGGCCCGATTTCGTCGTGGTGGCCGATCTGGCCGACGTCGCCGAATACGACGAATTCGCGCGCCGGCTGTTCACCGGCGCATCGAACGTCCGCAACGTGCGGACGTTCTTCTCGACGCATCGCGCGAAATTCGAGGCGAACGCGCGGGTCACACATGCGATGCGCAAGCGCGCGTGAAGCGATCGCACGGTTCGCGATGCGCCGGCGATGCGATTACGCGGCCGCGCCGGCCGTTTCGATCAGTTGCAGCGGCTTGCCATACCCGAAGCAATGCGCGGGCTCCGGAAACACGTGCTGCCGCACGTCGTGCGCGTACTGGCGGATCGCGTCGCGCATCACGGCGTTCGCATCGGCGTAACGCTTCACGAAGCGCGGCGTGTACGCATCGAAAGCGCCGATCATGTCCTCGGTCACGAGCACCTGCCCGTCGCACGCCGGCGATGCGCCGATGCCGATCGTCGGGATCGTCAGCGTTTCGGTCAGGTGGCGTGCGAGCGCTTCGGCGGTGCCTTCGATGACGACGCCGAACGCGCCGGCCCGTTCGGCCGAGCACGCGGCGTCGAACACCTGCGCGGCCGAGCGCGGGTCCATCCCCTGCGCGCGGAAGCCGCCCGTTGCGTTGGCCTGCTGCGGCATGAGGCCGACGTGCGCCATCACCGGGATGCCGCGCTCGGTCAGGAAGCGGATCGTGTCGGCCATCTCGCTGCCGCCCTCGAGCTTCACGGCCTGCGCACCGGTTTCGGCGAGCAGGCGCGCGGCGGAGCGATACGCTTGCGCCGGCGATTCCTGATAAGTCGAGAACGGCAGGTCGACGACGACGCACGCCTGCGCGGCGCCGCGTACGACGGCCGCGCCATGTGCAATCATCATGTCGAGCGTGACGCGCAGCGTATCGGGCATCCCGTACAGCACCATGCCGACGGAGTCGCCGACGATGATCACGTCGGCCACTTCGTCGACGAGTTTCGCCATCGGCGCGGAGTAGGCGGTCAGCGAGACGAGGTTGCCGACGCCCTTGGTCGAACGGATCGCGGTGACGGTCTTGCGGGTGGTGCGGGTATGAGCGCTCATGGGCTGAAGCCGTGTGAAAGAAGAGTCGCCACGGTAGCATCGCGCTCGTTCGTGCAATGACCTTCGGAGGACGTCTTATGTTGCTGGCGGGACAATCGGGTGACCCTTACGCGGTGCCGCCGATGGCACGCCTGCCGAGGCCGCTGTATGTGCGTGCGTTCGAGATTCCCGGCAACGCGAGCGTCGACGCGCACAGTCATCCGTGGGCGCAGCTGATGTATGCGACGAGCGGCGTGCTCGAGGTGTCGACGCCGTCGGGCCGGCAGCTGTTGCCGCCGCACTATGCGATGTGGATACCGCCGCACGTGCCGCATGCGGTGTCGACGCGCGATTGTGTCGCGTTCCACAGCCTGTATCTCGATGCGGCGATCGCGCGCGACGACGTGCACGACGATGGCGCGATCCTCTGCATGACGCCGCTGCTGCGCGAGCTGGTGATCGCCACGGCCGAATTGCCGGTGAACTACGACGAGACGGGGCCGGACGGCGCGCTCGTCTGCCTGATCGCCGACCGGATCGCACGGATGCGGGCGGCGCCGCTGACGGTGCCGCTGCCGCGCGATCCGCGTCTGCTGAAAATCGCGCGTGCGTTGCATGCGTATCCGGGCGATACGCGCAATCTCGACGAATGGGGGCATCAGGTCGGCGCGACGCGACGGACGCTGTCGCGGCTGTTCCGGCAGGACACGGGGCTGTCGTTCACCGAATGGCGGCAGGCGGTGCGGCTGCTGGCGTCGCTGCCGCTGCTCGAGGCGGGCGAGCCGATCGGCGCGGTGGCCGCGCAACTGGGCTACGACTCGACGTCGTCGTTCATCGCGCTGTTCCAGGCGAAATTCCGCGTGACGCCCGGCGCGTATGCGAAGCGTGAAGCGCGCCGGCCCGTGCTGAGCGCGTGACGCGGCTGGCCGCCCTTACTCAGAACGCGAGCGCCTGCTGCGCCGGATGGCGGGCGCCGCGCTCGAACCCCGCGCCTTCGAGCGACAGCAGCGCACGCTTGCGGTCGATCCCGCCCGCATAACCGGTCAGGCTGCCCGATGCGCCGACCACGCGATGGCACGGCACCATGATCGACACCGGGTTCCGCCCGACCGCGCCGCCTACGGCGCGCGCGCCGCTCATCGGCAACCCGACGCGCTCGGTGATGTCGCCATACGTCACGAGTTCGCCGAACGGAATCGCGAGCAGTTCCTTCCATACACGTCGCTGAAACGCGGTGCCGCGCAGTTGAATCGGCACCGAGAACGTTTCGCGCGTGCCGGTGAAATACTCGGCGATTTCTTCCGCGACCTTGCGCGCGATCGGTGGCGTCGCGAGCGCGTCCGCTCCGGTCACGATCGCAACCGACGGGAAGTATTTCTGGCCGACGAAGTAGAGGCCCGTCAGCGCATCGTCCTCGATACGTACCGCGATGTCGCCCAGCGGGCTCGGAATCAGGTGAGCGGGAGTCATCGCAACATCTCTCCGTGAAGGGGCACGTGCGGCATACGCGCGCCACGGCGCCCGGCGCGCCGCATGCGGCGCGGCGGTTCGGCACTTGCTTCGCCCGACGCGGGGGCGAGATCGTGCGTGGCGCAGCCCGCCAGGCATCCGGCGACGAGAGCAAAAGCGATGGCAGGGCGTTTCATGTGGCTCACGGTTGGGGTTGTGCTGCGCGGCGTCGCGGCAGGCGAGGGGAATCGACGCGCATGGGGCGACTGTAAACCATCCCGGCCCCGATCCTGGCCGGATTCGGACATGTGCATCCGTGACCGTGCGCTCACCCCGATCGCGGGAAAATCCCGGAAAACGGTTAATGCCACATTGCAAAACAGTCGTCTCTTTTGCCGCGACCAATTTGAGATGACTCATCGAAATCCCCGACTGACAGGGCGCCGGCTGACGACCTATCCTTTGAAAAACGTTTTCCATATTGATCGGCGGATTCGGCCGTGCGCGACAGCGCGCCGCCGTCCGCCCCGGCGCCGGTCGCCGGTCAACGAATACCGTGCGGCGCGACGGGCGCGGCCGCGCATCGGAGACATTCATGCAATCTGCCGTCGTCGGCGCCGTGCGCGCGGCCGCCAGCCGCTACCGCTGGACCGTCTGTGCGCTGCTGTTTTTCGCGACCGTGATCAACTACATGGACCGGCAGATCCTCGGCCTGCTCGCACCGATGCTCCAGCACGACATCGGCTGGACCCAGGTGCAGTACGGCCGCATCGTGATGGCGTTTTCCGCGTTCTATGCCCTCGGCCTGCTCGGCTTCGGGCGGATCGTCGACTGGCTCGGCACGCGCGTCTCGTACGCGGTCGCGATGCTGGTGTGGAGCATCGCCGCAATGCTGCACGCGGCGGTCGGCTCGGTCATGGGCTTCGCGTTCGTGCGTGCGCTGCTCGGGATCGGCGAGGGCGGCAACTTTCCGGCCGCGATCAAGACGACGGCCGAATGGTTTCCGCGCCGCGAACGTGCGCTCGCCACCGGCATCTTCAACTCGGGCGCGAACATCGGCGCGGTGTTCGCGCCGGCGATCATCCCGGCCATCGCGGTGGCCTACGGCTGGCGTGCGGCGTTCGTGATCATCGGCGCGATCGGCATCGTGTGGCTCGCGTTGTGGCTCGTGCTCTATCGCCAGGCCGATACGCGCGCGCTCGCCGCGGAATACGACGAGCCGCGCGACGAAGCGGAAGCGCTCGACGCGGCGAACGCGAACGCCGGCGCGCCGCGCTGGGGCGAACTGATCCGCAAGCGCGAAACGTGGGCGTTCCTGATCGGCAAGTTCCTGACCGACCCGGTGTGGTGGTTCTACCTGTTCTGGCTGCCGAAGTGGCTCAACGAATCGCGCGGGATGGACATGCAGCACATCGGCCTGCCGCTCGTCTGCATCTATGCGTTGACGACGGTCGGCAGCATCGGCGGCGGCTGGCTGTCGTCGATGCTGCTGCGCGCGGGCTGGAGCGTGAACCGCGCGCGCAAGACGGCGATGCTGATCTGCGCGTGCTGCGTGCTGCCGATCGCGTTCGTGTCGCAGGTGCAGAGCCTGTGGGTCGCGGTGCTGATCGTCGGCCTCGCCGCCGCCGCGCACCAGGGCTGGTCGGCGAACCTGTTCACGACGGCGTCCGACCTGTTTCCGCGCCGCGCGGTTGCATCGGTGGTCGGGATCGGCGGGATGGCCGGTTCGATCGGCGGTGTGCTGTTCTCGGAAGTGATCGGCCAGGTGCTGCAGCGCACGGGCCACTACTGGGTGCTGTTCGCGATCGGTGCGTCGGCCTACCTGCTCGCGCTGGCCGTGATGCACATGCTCACGCCGAAGATGAAGCCGGCGCAACTCGACGCGTGACGGGGTGATCGCGTAGTCACGTCATCGCATGTCCGCAAACGAACGCGCCGCCCTTGGGCGGCGCGTTTTCCTTTGGAGGCGCTGGGCAGGGCACTCAACCGGCCGCGGCCGTCGACGCGCGCATGATCAGCCGCGGCTCGAACGTCGAATAACTCGCGTCGGTGCGCCCCGCGAGCGCGTCGATCAGCTTCTGCATCGCGAGCTCGCCCATGTTCTCGCTCTGGATGTCGACGGTCGTCAGCGCGGGCGCCGCGTATTCGCCGTACGGCACGTTGTCGATGCCCGCGACCGACACGTCCTGCGGCAGCCGGAAGCCGAGCGACGCGGCTTCCTTCATGAAGCCGAGCGCGATCAGGTCGTTGTAGCAGATCACGGCTTGCGGACGCTGCGGCCCGAGCATCACGCGCGAACACGCACGCTCGCCGGCCTCGGCGGTCGGCGCATGCGCATCGTGCACGTCGAGCGTGAGCCCGGCTTCGGCGAGGCAGTCGCGCGCGCCCTGGATCCGCTCGTCGTTCACGCGCGCGGTGCCGAAGCCGAGATACGCGATGCGCGTGTGGCCGAGATTGAGCAGATGGCGCGCGAGCATGTAGGTCGACAGCCGGTTGTCGATGCCGACGCTCGGAATCGGCAGGCCGGGGCTGCGGCGCAGCAGCACGAGCGGCTTGTTGAGGTCGAGCATCCAGCCGGCTTCGTCGTCGGGCATCCGCGTGCTGACGATCAGCCCGTCGACGCGCTGCGCGAGCGCCTCGATCAGCGAGCGTTCGCGTGCCTGGCTCTCCTCGGTATCGACGAGCAGCAGCGTGTAGTCGTGCTGCAGCGCGACGCGGTTGGCCCCCTTCACCACGTTCGTGAAGTGCGGGTTGCTGATGTCGAGGATCACGAGGCCGATGGTGCGCGTGCGGCCGGTGATCATCGAGCGCGCGAGCGGGTTCGAACGGTAGCCGAGCCGGTCGATCGCCTCCTTGAGCCGGGCTTCGACGGTCGGCGAAAAGCGCTGCGTGCCGTTCACGTACTTCGATACCGTCGCGACCGACACGCCGGCTTCCGCCGCCACGTCGCGGATCGTCGGGGAAACTTTTTTCATGCGGAGGGTAACGTTTTCGTTCGATAACGCCGGATTGTGGCAGAAAACGGGGCCGTGCGGCCACGCGCCGATATCGGGAAAGTGCGGATGGCTGCGAGCGGGTTCGGCCATTGACGTTCTGCTGCGCTCCCGCGTATAGTTGGAAAACGTTTTCCGATCCAGTCAGATTTCAGGTCAGATTCAAGGAGATTCGATGAACGCCTCATCCACCGGCGCGCGCAAACCGTTCGGGCGCCTGCTGCTGACGGGCGCGGCCGGCAACCTCGGCCGCCAGTTGCGCGGCGCGCTCGCCGACTGGGCCGACGTCGTGCGCGTCAGCGACATCGCGACGCTCGGCGACGCGGCCGCGCATGAAGAAACCCGCGTCGTCGATCTGGCCGATCGCCCGGCCGTGATGCAGCTCGTCGACGGCGTGGACGCGATCGTCCATCTCGGCGGCATTTCGGTCGATGCACCGTTCGACGATCTCGTCGGTGCGAACATCACCGGCACGTACAACCTGTACGAAGCCGCGCGCAAGCATGGCGTGAAGCGCGTCGTGTTCGCGAGCTCGAACCATGCGATCGGTTTCCATCCGGTCACGGAAGTGCTCGATGCCGATTCGCCGCTGCGCCCCGACAGCCTGTATGGCGTGACGAAGTGCTTCGGCGAATCGCTGTCGCGCTATTACTTCGACCGCTTCGGGATCGAGACGGTATGCCTGCGGATCGGCTCGTCGTTCGAAGTACCGAAGAATCCGCGCATGCTGGTGACGTTCCTCAGCTATCGCGACTTCATCGAGCTCGTGCGCTGCTCGCTGCTGACGAACCGCGTCGGGCATGCGATCGTGTACGGCGCGTCGGACAACCCGGTGAAGTGGTGGGACAACACGAAGGCCGGCTTCCTCGGCTTCCGCCCGCGCGACAGTTCGGAGCAGTTCGCCGGGTTGTTCCCGGTGGCGGCGCCGACCGCCGACTACGACGATCCCGCGCAGCGGTTCCAGGGCGGCGGGTTCGTCGTCGGCGAGCCGATGGAGCGCAACGCGGCGTAAGCGCCGCCGGCGTCGCTGCTGCCGCGGCTCAGCGCAGGATGTCGGTCGCACGGTGCCGCGCGTCGACGCCGTCGATCAGGATCAACGGGCCGCTCGCGTGACGTGCGCGCAGCGGCTGGATCTGCCGGTACGCATCCGATTCGTACCATGCACGCGCGGTGGCGAGATCGGGGAACGCGATCGCGACCAGGTCGCCGCGCCACACGCCTTCGCGTATCTCCGGCCGCGCGCCGTGAATCACGAAATGGCCGTCATACGGCGCGAGCGTGCCGTCGATGCGTTCGAGGTACTCGACGATGTCGTCGCACATCTCGACGTCGTGCAGGTGGGCGATGGCGTAGGCGGTCATGGCGGGCTCCGTGGCGTGAGGTGAGTCGATGGAGCCATGATCGCGGCGCGGGCGGCGCGCGTCGATTACCTGCGACGTAAGGAAATCCGCACGGCCGCTCACGATGGCGCGTGCCGGTAGACACGCCGCCCGTGGGGTGCGGCAGCATCTACGTATATCGCTTGCCCGCAAGCAAGCACGCACGCAGCGTCATTCGTACAGCTACGCATTCGTCAATGCTGCTTGCTGCAAGCCGGATCGGTTCCGCGCCGCTCGGCCGAATCGCACCAGTAACCCGGCCGCCACGCTTCGAACGTGACGGCTTTCGCCGCATTGGCGCGCGTGACGCGCACCGGGTCGGCTTTCAGCGCATCGCCGTTCGGGTCGTCGTTGAGCCGCCAGTTCCGCATGACTTCGCGATGGAACACCCACGTGCGGTGCGCGGCGTCGTAGCGAAACGTCACGCGGTCGCGCCAGTGGCTCGGCCCCGCGAATACGCCCTGTTCGACCGTGAAGGTGCGGGGTTCGATCGTGAGCGCGTTCTCGGCGACGCCATCGAGATACGGGTCGCCCATCCCGCCTTCGTTGGCTTTCATGATCACGGTGTCGTTGCGCGCCGCGAGCCGGTAGTGCCCGTCCGTGCCCGGCAGGAAGATCATCAGCGGACGCAGCGATGCGTTGCGCATCGAATCGTCGGGCTGGTGCGCGACGACCACATAGCCGATGCGGGGGCTGTCGGTCAGGCGGCCCGACGCGGCATCCAGCGCTTCGTAGCCGGCGGGAAGCTGCGCGACGATGTCGTCCGGAAGGTCGGGTGTATCCGGGCAACGGATCGAAGAAGGCGTGTCGCCGCACGTCGCGGCGTAGGTGCCGCCGATGCCGAACGTCAGCAGCGCGGCGACGAGGAATCCTGTGATGCGGGAGATCGTCATGCGGATCGGGTCTGGAGGTCGCGCCGCGAAAGCCGGCGCACACGCGCCGACTCGTCTCGCCGCAGCGCGGGTTGATTGTTCGTCGGGGGGCGCAGTGTAACCGGTCATGCGCGCTTGCGCGTCGGCCTCGGGACCGGCGCGGGCGCGGGCGCCGGCGGTGCGTCGGCCTGCGCGCACAGCCGATCGAGCATCCGTTGCGCGGTGCCCGCGCAATCCTCGCCCGCCGGCTTGTTCTCGATCTCGTCGATCAGTGTCTCTAGATGTTGCCGGTTCTGCGCGAGACGCTGTTCGAGCAGCACGATTTCGTCGACCTTGTGGCGCAGCGCGACGAGCAGTTCGTCGCGCGGCCACGCGCCGAGATCGGGCGGCAGCAGCGCGCGGATTTCGTCGAGCGCAAAACCCGCGCGCTGCGCGCGGTCGATGATCGCGAGCCGCGTCAACGCTTCCGACCCGTATTCCCGATAACCGTTTGCCTGGCGTCGGGCCGGTTCGAGCAGGCCGCTCGCTTCGTAGAAGCGGATGCGCGACGCCGCGATGCCGCTGGCGCGTGCCAGTTCGCCGATTTTCATGCGGTGCTCCGAGGGGGCTTGACCTTGAAGTTGACTTTAAAGTTATCGTTGGGCATCGTCAATCGAGGGTGCCCTCCATGAACCTGTTTACGCCGCTGACACTGCCCAACGGGGCGGTGATTCCGAACCGTCTGGCCAAGGCCGCGATGGAAGAGAACATGGCCGATGCGAACCACGCGCCATCCGACGCATTGCTGCGCCTGTACCAGGCGTGGGCCGACGGCGGGGTCGGCCTGATCCTGACCGGCAACGTGATGGTGGACGGCCGCGCGATGACGGGGCCGAACGGGGTCGTGCTCGAGAGCGACGCGCATCTCGGCCGCTTCCGTCGCTGGGCGGAGGTGGCGCGCTCGGGCGGCGCGCACGTATGGATGCAGATCAATCACCCGGGGCGCCAGATGCAGGCGGCGCTCGGCCAGACGACGCTCGCGCCGTCGGCCATACCGCTCGAGCTCGGTGCGCTGTCGAAGCAGTTCCCGGTGCCGAAGGAGATGACGCAAGCCGATATCGACGATGTGCAGCGGCGCTTCGTGCGCGCCGCGCAGCTTGCGCAGCAGAGCGGCTTCACCGGCGTGGAGATTCACGCGGCGCACGGCTATCTGCTGAGCCAGTTCCTGTCGCCGCTGACGAATCGCCGGCAGGACCGGTGGGGCGGCAGCATCGAGAATCGCGCACGCCTGCTGCTCGATATCGTGCGGGACGTGCGTGCGACGGTGTCGCCGGAATTTGCGGTCGCGGTCAAGCTGAACTCGGCCGATTTCTAGCGCGGCGGCTTCAGCGCCGACGATGCGAAGCGCGTGGTCGAACTGCTGAATCCGCTGGGCGTCGATCTCGTCGAACTGTCGGGCGGCAGCTATGAAGTGCCGGCGATGCAGGGCGAGGCGCGCGACGGGCGCACGCTGGCCCGCGAAGCGTATTTCCTCGAATTCGCGCGCGACATCACGGCGGTCGCGCAGATGCCGCTGATGGTCACGGGCGGCATCCGGCGCCGCGCGGTGGCCGAGCAGGTGGTGGACAGCGGCGTGGCGATGGTCGGCATCGCGACCGCGCTGTCGATCGACCCGAACCTGCCGCGCGACTGGCGGGCCGGCAAGGACAGCGCGCCGGTGCTGCAGCCGATCCGGTGGAAGAACAAGGCACTGGGTGCGCTGGCCAACATGGCCGTCGTCAAGTTCCAGCTGACGCGGCTCAGCGAAGGCCGGCGCACGCATCCGCAGGTGTCGCCGCTGCGCGCGCTGGTCAGGCAGCAACTGGCCGCGCAGTGCCAGACGCGGCGCTACCGCAAGTGGATGGCGGGGCGCGCGGCAGGCACGCGGTGATGTGCGCCGCCGTGCCTGTGCCGGCGGCACGCGCGCCGCGTCAGAACCGGTAGTTCGCCAGCACTTCGAGCCGCCGGTCGTTGCCGAGCAGGTACTGCGTCTCGTTGTAGTACGCGGACTGCACGAAGCGGCGATTGAACACGTTGTACGCGCGCGCCGTGATCGTCGTGTCCTTGCGCGGCTTCCACGCGAGGCCGAGGTCGACCGTGGTGTACGACGGCATCACGAGCTGGTTCGCGGTATCGGCGAAGCGCTTTCCGACGTACTTGACGCCCGCGATGCCCGTCCAGTCCGGCGCGAAGCGCCAGCTCACCCACAGGTTCGCGAGCCGCTGCGGCACCGACACCGGCACGTTGCCCGCGCGCGAGACCGTCGCGCCGCCGGACGTTTGCTGGAAGTCGTCGTATTTCGCGCGCAGGATCGACACGTTCGCGTCGACGCGCCAGTCCTTCGCGATCTCCGCGCCGACCGTCGCCTCGAGCCCGCGCGACGACTGCCGGCCGACCTGGATCGACTGGTTTGGGTTCAGCGGATCGGCCGTCAGCAGATTGCTCTTGACGATCCGGTATGCCGCGAGCGTCCATTCCGCCTTGCCGTCCAGGAACGACTGCTTCACGCCGATTTCGATCTGCCGGCCGGTCGCGAGCGTGAAGTTCGCCTTCGACGCATTCAGCGACAGCAGCGAGCTGATCGGGTCGGCCGCGACCGAATACTGGCCGTACACGGCGAGGCCGGGCTGCACGTCGTACACGGTGCCGATGCGCCAGCCCGTGTTCGCGAACACCTTCGTGAACGCGCCGCCGTTCACGAGATCGTCGCGATTCACGCTCGCGTGGTCGTAGCGCAGCCCGCCGATCACCGACCAGCGCGGCGTGATTGCCAGCCGGTTCTCGGCGAACAGCGCGTACTGGTTCGCCTGGCTGCGGTACTTCGGATAGGTGCCGGCCGTGTTGATGAAGCTGCCCGGATCGAAGCTGAACGGGTCGACCGTCGACGTGCCCGAATAGGGCGCGTTGTTGTCGTGCTGGAACGTCGTGTGATTGAACTCGACACCCGTCGAGAACGTGTTGCGCATGCCGAGCAGCGCGGTGGTCACGGTGGCCGCCGTCACGTTCCCGTACTGCTCCTGGTCGTGGAAGATTTCCGTGTAGCTGCTGCGCCGGACCTGCGCGGTCGACGGCAGGTACGTGTAGTACTCCGCATCCTTCCAGTGACGGTTGCTCTTCATCCGGTACAGCGTGGTCGTCACGTTCAGGCTGTCGCTCGGCTGCCAGTTCGCCGATACCGTCGCCCAGCTGTCACGGAACGCGATGTCGCTGTCGCCGACGTTGTAGTTCTTCTTGTCGAGCGCGCGATCGCGCGCGCCGTTGACGAGCGGCACGCCGAAATACTGCATCGGATGCTGGAAGCCCTGCGCATATGACGCCGTCACGTACAGGTCGGACGTCACGTCGTAGCGCAGCGCACCGGAGATCGACAGGTTGCGGGAGTTGCCGCGGTCCACCCAGTTCGACGAACGGTTGCCGCTGATGTCGAAGCGGTACGACAGCTTCTCGTTGATCGCGCCGCCGCTGCCGAACGCGACCCGCGCCGTGCCCTCGGTGCCGCCGCCCGCCTGCAGCTCGTTGCGGATCGGGCCGCGCGTCGGCTTCTTCGGGACGATGTTGACGACACCGCCGATCGCCCCTTCGCCGTAGATCACCGAAGCCGGGCCGCGCAGCACGTCGATATGGTCGACCGACCACGTATCGAACGGAAAGGTGACGCCGATCGCGCCGTACGGGCGCACGCCGTCATAGAGCTGCGTGACCGACGACGCGCCGACGAAGCCGCGCGCGCCGAGCTCCGAGCCGCCGTTGCCGGGATGCGGCGATGCGCTGATGCCGGCGGCGCGGCTCACGGCGTCGATGATCGAACTGTCGCCGCGCGTGTCGAGCGTCTTGCGATCGATCTGTTCGACGCTCGCGGGCG
Proteins encoded in this region:
- a CDS encoding Lrp/AsnC family transcriptional regulator, which translates into the protein MAGITLDDLDLRILAILQDDASVSNLQLAERALSSPPTCMRRVRRLTEAGVIRRQVAVLDPVAIGTAVTALIEISLDRQTAEDYDAFEAYVCAEPAVTQCYRVSPGPDFVVVADLADVAEYDEFARRLFTGASNVRNVRTFFSTHRAKFEANARVTHAMRKRA
- the panB gene encoding 3-methyl-2-oxobutanoate hydroxymethyltransferase, encoding MSAHTRTTRKTVTAIRSTKGVGNLVSLTAYSAPMAKLVDEVADVIIVGDSVGMVLYGMPDTLRVTLDMMIAHGAAVVRGAAQACVVVDLPFSTYQESPAQAYRSAARLLAETGAQAVKLEGGSEMADTIRFLTERGIPVMAHVGLMPQQANATGGFRAQGMDPRSAAQVFDAACSAERAGAFGVVIEGTAEALARHLTETLTIPTIGIGASPACDGQVLVTEDMIGAFDAYTPRFVKRYADANAVMRDAIRQYAHDVRQHVFPEPAHCFGYGKPLQLIETAGAAA
- a CDS encoding AraC family transcriptional regulator, with translation MLLAGQSGDPYAVPPMARLPRPLYVRAFEIPGNASVDAHSHPWAQLMYATSGVLEVSTPSGRQLLPPHYAMWIPPHVPHAVSTRDCVAFHSLYLDAAIARDDVHDDGAILCMTPLLRELVIATAELPVNYDETGPDGALVCLIADRIARMRAAPLTVPLPRDPRLLKIARALHAYPGDTRNLDEWGHQVGATRRTLSRLFRQDTGLSFTEWRQAVRLLASLPLLEAGEPIGAVAAQLGYDSTSSFIALFQAKFRVTPGAYAKREARRPVLSA
- a CDS encoding methylated-DNA--[protein]-cysteine S-methyltransferase → MTPAHLIPSPLGDIAVRIEDDALTGLYFVGQKYFPSVAIVTGADALATPPIARKVAEEIAEYFTGTRETFSVPIQLRGTAFQRRVWKELLAIPFGELVTYGDITERVGLPMSGARAVGGAVGRNPVSIMVPCHRVVGASGSLTGYAGGIDRKRALLSLEGAGFERGARHPAQQALAF
- a CDS encoding MFS transporter: MQSAVVGAVRAAASRYRWTVCALLFFATVINYMDRQILGLLAPMLQHDIGWTQVQYGRIVMAFSAFYALGLLGFGRIVDWLGTRVSYAVAMLVWSIAAMLHAAVGSVMGFAFVRALLGIGEGGNFPAAIKTTAEWFPRRERALATGIFNSGANIGAVFAPAIIPAIAVAYGWRAAFVIIGAIGIVWLALWLVLYRQADTRALAAEYDEPRDEAEALDAANANAGAPRWGELIRKRETWAFLIGKFLTDPVWWFYLFWLPKWLNESRGMDMQHIGLPLVCIYALTTVGSIGGGWLSSMLLRAGWSVNRARKTAMLICACCVLPIAFVSQVQSLWVAVLIVGLAAAAHQGWSANLFTTASDLFPRRAVASVVGIGGMAGSIGGVLFSEVIGQVLQRTGHYWVLFAIGASAYLLALAVMHMLTPKMKPAQLDA
- a CDS encoding LacI family DNA-binding transcriptional regulator, giving the protein MAEPARSHPHFPDIGAWPHGPVFCHNPALSNENVTLRMKKVSPTIRDVAAEAGVSVATVSKYVNGTQRFSPTVEARLKEAIDRLGYRSNPLARSMITGRTRTIGLVILDISNPHFTNVVKGANRVALQHDYTLLLVDTEESQARERSLIEALAQRVDGLIVSTRMPDDEAGWMLDLNKPLVLLRRSPGLPIPSVGIDNRLSTYMLARHLLNLGHTRIAYLGFGTARVNDERIQGARDCLAEAGLTLDVHDAHAPTAEAGERACSRVMLGPQRPQAVICYNDLIALGFMKEAASLGFRLPQDVSVAGIDNVPYGEYAAPALTTVDIQSENMGELAMQKLIDALAGRTDASYSTFEPRLIMRASTAAAG
- a CDS encoding NAD-dependent epimerase/dehydratase family protein codes for the protein MNASSTGARKPFGRLLLTGAAGNLGRQLRGALADWADVVRVSDIATLGDAAAHEETRVVDLADRPAVMQLVDGVDAIVHLGGISVDAPFDDLVGANITGTYNLYEAARKHGVKRVVFASSNHAIGFHPVTEVLDADSPLRPDSLYGVTKCFGESLSRYYFDRFGIETVCLRIGSSFEVPKNPRMLVTFLSYRDFIELVRCSLLTNRVGHAIVYGASDNPVKWWDNTKAGFLGFRPRDSSEQFAGLFPVAAPTADYDDPAQRFQGGGFVVGEPMERNAA
- a CDS encoding DUF1330 domain-containing protein yields the protein MTAYAIAHLHDVEMCDDIVEYLERIDGTLAPYDGHFVIHGARPEIREGVWRGDLVAIAFPDLATARAWYESDAYRQIQPLRARHASGPLILIDGVDARHRATDILR
- a CDS encoding MerR family transcriptional regulator encodes the protein MKIGELARASGIAASRIRFYEASGLLEPARRQANGYREYGSEALTRLAIIDRAQRAGFALDEIRALLPPDLGAWPRDELLVALRHKVDEIVLLEQRLAQNRQHLETLIDEIENKPAGEDCAGTAQRMLDRLCAQADAPPAPAPAPVPRPTRKRA